In Raphanus sativus cultivar WK10039 chromosome 5, ASM80110v3, whole genome shotgun sequence, the following proteins share a genomic window:
- the LOC108856250 gene encoding probable acyl-activating enzyme 16, chloroplastic — MLLASSSLSLSLSLSLSLSLSLIFTPTPVTSFFFFFFFFFFFFFSLRVSAMASTSLGPSVLVSKFFPSLREPQDSGSYKFFSRRTRVSSSRLRFRVNCESTVQEKELRRCAPFLERSSIPGDDAAATALRSNEWKAVPDIWRSSADKYGDSVAVVDPYHDPPSTFTYRQLEQEILDFVEGLRAIGVKADEKIALFADNSCRWLVADQGIMATGAVNVVRGSRSSVEELLQIYCHSESVGLVVDNPEFFNRIADTFSYKASLRFVILLWGDKSSLVTSGRKTPVYSYNEIKNLGQERRAKLAGSSDSGKYEYEFIDPDHTATIMYTSGTTGNPKGVMLTHKNILHQIRNLSEFVPAKAGERFLSMLPSWHAYERACEYFIFTCGVEQKYTSIRFLKDDLKRYQPHYLISVPLVYETLYSGIQKQISTSSPVRKFLALTLIRVSLAYTEMRRIYEGLCLTKNQKAPVYIVAVVDWLWARLVASILWPLHMLAEKLVHEKIRSSIGITKAGVSGGGSLPMHIDKFFEAIGVNVQNGYGLTETSPVVSARKLSCNVLGSVGHPIKDTEFKIVDQETGTVLPPGSKGIVKVRGPPVMRGYYKNPVATKQVIDDDGWFNTGDMGWIAPHHSTGRSRSCGGVLVLEGRAKDTIVLSTGENVEPLEIEEAAMRSSLIQQIVVIGQDQRRLGAIIIPNKEAVEGVAKNKISPVDPEVNELSKKTLKSMVYEELRKWTSECSFQVGPVLIVEEPFTIDNGFMTPTMKIRRDKVVDQYKDEIDRLYK, encoded by the exons ATGTTACTTgcttcatcatctctctctctctctctctctctctctctctctctctctctttctctcatcttCACGCCAACACCAGTAacgtctttcttcttcttcttcttcttcttcttcttcttcttcttctctctcagAGTCTCAGCCATGGCGTCAACGTCTCTGGGACCTTCGGTTCTCGTTTCAAAATTCTTTCCCTCTCTTCGTGAACCTCAAGATTCTGGGAGTTACAAGTTTTTTAGCCGCCGAACTCGTGTTTCTTCTTCACGCCTGAGGTTTCGAGTTAACTGCGAGTCCACG GTTCAGGAGAAGGAGCTAAGGCGTTGTGCACCGTTCTTGGAACGCTCATCGATACCAGGGGATGATGCTGCTGCTACTGCTTTGAGATCTAATGAATGGAAGGCTGTTCCTGATATATGGAGATCATCTGCGGATAAGTACGGTGACAGTGTTGCTGTGGTTGATCCCTATCATGATCCTCCTTCCACTTTCACTTACAGACAG TTGGAACAAGAAATATTGGACTTTGTTGAGGGCTTGCGAGCCATTGGGGTGAAAGCAGATGAGAAGATTGCACTTTTTGCTGATAACTCCTGTCGCTGGCTTGTTGCTGATCAAG GGATAATGGCGACAGGAGCAGTCAATGTTGTCAGAGGATCAAGATCATCTGTTGAAGAGTTATTGCAGATATACTGTCATTCAGAGAG TGTAGGTCTTGTTGTGGATAACCCTGAGTTTTTCAACCGCATTGCTGATACGTTTTCTTACAAGGCATCTCTTAGATTTGTGATCCTTCTATGGGGTGACAAATCGTCTTTGGTTACATCGGGTAGAAAGACACCAGTCTATAGCTACAACGAAATCAAGAACTTAGGTCAGGAGAGACGTGCAAAACTTGCAGGATCTAGTGATAGTGGTAAGTATGAATATGAATTCATCGATCCAGATCATACAGCAACTATTATGTATACCAGCGGAACTACTGGGAATCCAAAAGGTGTTATGCTTACACATAAGAATATTTTACACCAG ATAAGAAACTTATCTGAATTTGTACCTGCTAAAGCTGGGGAAAGGTTTCTAAGTATGCTACCATCATGGCACGCTTATGAACGGGCTTGTGAATACTTCATTTTTACATGTGGAGTTGAGCAAAAATATACATCTATTAGGTTCTTAAAG GATGATCTCAAGCGGTATCAACCACACTATCTTATTTCAGTTCCTTTGGTATATGAGACACTCTACAG CGGGATTCAAAAGCAAATTTCTACGAGCTCCCCTGTTCGTAAGTTTTTGGCGCTTACGTTGATCAGAGTCAGCCTTGCATATACGGAGATGAGAAGAATCTACGAG GGTCTTTGTTTGACAAAGAACCAAAAGGCCCCAGTGTATATTGTTGCTGTGGTTGATTGGTTGTGGGCGAGGCTAGTTGCGTCTATCCTGTGGCCATTGCATATGTTGGCTGAAAAGCTTGTGCATGAAAAAATCCGCTCGTCTATTGGAATAACAAAG GCTGGTGTCAGTGGAGGTGGGAGTTTACCTATGCATATTGACAAGTTTTTCGAG GCCATCGGTGTGAATGTACAAAATGGATATGGTTTGACAGAAACCTCACCGGTTGTCTCTGCGCGGAAGCTTAGCTGTAAT GTTCTTGGCTCAGTTGGGCATCCTATTAAAGATACAGAATTCAAAATCGTAGATCAAGAGACTGGTACTGTTCTTCCACCTGGTTCAAAAGGCATTGTCAAAGTCAGAGGCCCACCAGTTATGAGAGGTTACTATAAG AATCCAGTGGCTACCAAGCAAGTAATAGATGACGATGGATGGTTTAATACTGGAGACATGGGTTGGATTGCGCCTCATCATTCAACAGGGCGGAGTCGTAGCTGCGGAGGTGTCCTCGTTCTTGAAGGTCGTGCCAAGGACACCATTGTACTTTCCACAG GTGAAAATGTGGAGCCGTTGGAGATTGAAGAAGCAGCCATGAGAAGCAGTCTGATTCAACAAATAGTGGTTATTGGACAG GATCAACGCCGCCTTGGAGCTATTATTATCCCTAACAAAGAAGCGGTAGAAGGAGtagcaaaaaacaaaatttcaccAGTAGATCCTGAAGTCAACGAACTTAGCAAGAAGACACTAAAGAGTATGGTCTACGAAGAACTGAGGAAATG GACATCAGAATGTTCATTCCAAGTAGGTCCAGTTCTCATCGTTGAGGAGCCCTTCACG ATAGACAACGGTTTCATGACGCCAACAATGAAGATAAGACGGGACAAGGTGGTTGATCAATATAAGGATGAGATAGATAGACTCTACAAGTAG
- the LOC108856202 gene encoding adenosylhomocysteinase 2: protein MALLVEKTSSGREYKVKDMSQADFGRLEIELAEVEMPGLVSCRTEFGPSQPLKGARITGSLHMTIQTAVLIETLTALGAEVRWCSCNIFSTQDHAAAAIARDSAAVFSWKGETLQEYWWCTERSLDWGPGGGPDLIVDDGGDATLLIHEGVKAEEIFAKTGQFPDPTSTDNPEFQIVLSIIKDGLQVDPKKYHKMKERLVGVSEETTTGVKRLYQMQETGALLFPAINVNDSVTKSKFDNLYGCRHSLPDGLMRATDVMIAGKVAVICGYGDVGKGCAAAMKTAGARVVVTEIDPICALQALMEGLQVLTLEDVVSEADIFCTTTGNKDIIMVDHMRKMKNNAIVCNIGHFDNEIDMQGLETFPGVKRITIKPQTDRWVFPDTKSGIIVLAEGRLMNLGCATGHPSFVMSCSFTNQVIAQLELWNEKSSGKYERKVYVLPKHLDEKVAALHLGKLGARLTKLTKDQSDYVSIPIEGPYKPGHYRY from the exons atgGCGTTGCTTGTCGAGAAGACGTCGAGTGGCCGTGAGTACAAGGTCAAAGACATGTCTCAGGCCGACTTCGGCCGTCTCGAGATCGAGCTCGCCGAGGTAGAAATGCCTGGACTCGTCTCTTGCCGTACCGAGTTCGGACCTTCTCAGCCACTCAAAGGTGCTAGAATCACCGGTTCTCTCCACATGACCATCCAAACCGCTGTTCTCATCGAGACGCTAACCGCTCTTGGCGCCGAGGTCAGATGGTGCTCGTGCAACATCTTCTCCACTCAGGACCACGCCGCAGCCGCGATCGCTCGTGATTCAGCCGCCGTGTTCTCGTGGAAAGGGGAGACTCTTCAGGAGTACTGGTGGTGCACGGAGAGATCTCTCGACTGGGGTCCGGGAGGTGGTCCCGATCTGATCGTCGACGACGGTGGTGACGCCACGCTCTTGATCCACGAAGGAGTTAAGGCTGAGgagatctttgccaagactggTCAGTTCCCTGACCCGACTTCCACGGACAACCCTGAGTTTCAGATCGTGTTGTCGATCATTAAAGATGGTCTTCAAGTTGATCCTAAGAAGTACCACAAGATGAAAGAGAGATTGGTCGGTGTTTCCGAGGAGACGACCACTGGTGTTAAGAGGCTTTACCAGATGCAAGAGACTGGAGCTCTCTTGTTCCCTGCCATTAACGTCAATGACTCTGTCACCAAGAGCAAG TTCGACAACTTGTATGGATGTCGCCACTCTCTCCCTGATGGTCTCATGAGAGCCACTGATGTCATGATCGCTGGAAAGGTCGCTGTTATCTGCGGTTATGGTGATGTCGGAAAGGGTTGTGCTGCAGCCATGAAAACCGCTGGTGCCCGTGTCGTAGTGACTGAGATCGATCCAATCTGTGCCCTTCAGGCACTCATGGAAGGCCTCCAAGTTCTAACCCTTGAGGACGTTGTCTCTGAAGCTGACATATTTTGCACCACCACTGGAAACAAAGACATCATCATGGTCGACCAcatgaggaagatgaagaacaacgCCATTGTCTGCAACATTGGCCACTTCGACAACGAAATCGATATGCAAGGACTTGAGACTTTCCCTGGTGTGAAACGCATCACCATCAAGCCACAGACTGATAGGTGGGTGTTCCCTGACACAAAGTCAGGCATCATTGTGCTAGCTGAGGGTCGTCTGATGAACTTGGGATGCGCCACTGGACACCCGAGCTTCGTGATGTCGTGCTCGTTCACCAACCAGGTGATTGCACAGCTTGAGCTCTGGAACGAGAAGTCGAGCGGGAAGTATGAGAGGAAGGTATATGTTTTGCCTAAGCACTTGGACGAGAAGGTTGCTGCACTTCACTTGGGCAAGCTCGGTGCTAGACTCACCAAGCTCACCAAGGACCAATCTGACTATGTCAGCATACCCATTGAAGGTCCTTACAAGCCTGGTCATTATAGGTACTGA
- the LOC108861703 gene encoding transcription factor MYB90, translated as MSLVCVYKVLQGFVKPLPINLSLILLRINFTIIELDTFNINLWSMEESSKGLTKGAWTTEEDSLLRRCIDKYGEGKWHQVPLRAGLNRCRKSCRLRWLNYLKPTIKRGKLNSDEVDLLLRLHKLLGNRWSLIAGRLPGRTANDIKNYWNTHLSKKHEPCKTKMKKRNITYPSTTPAQKNDVFKPRPRLFTVNNGYSHLRGLPEVDVVPPCLGLNNINNVCENSMTCNKGKAREKYELFSNLMNGENVWWESLLEESKQPDTLVPEGKETEKGATSAFDVEELWKMLDGETVELD; from the exons ATGTCCCTCGTGTGTGTATATAAAGTCCTCCAAGGATTTGTGAAACCACTACCCATAAATCTTTCCCTCATCCTGTTACgtataaattttacaataatTGAGCTAGATACTTTTAATATCAATCTTTGGTCCATGGAGGAATCGTCCAAAGGCTTGACAAAAGGTGCATGGACGACTGAAGAAGACAGTCTCTTGAGGCGATGCATTGATAAGTATGGAGAAGGCAAATGGCATCAAGTCCCTTTAAGAGCTG GGCTTAATAGGTGTAGGAAGAGTTGTAGACTAAGATGGCTGAACTATTTGAAGCCAACTATCAAGAGAGGAAAACTTAACTCTGATGAAGTTGATCTTCTTCTCCGTCTTCATAAGCTTTTAGGAAACAG GTGGTCTTTAATTGCTGGTAGACTACCCGGTCGGACTGCTAATGATATCAAGAATTACTGGAATACCCATCTGAGCAAGAAACATGAACCATGTAAGAccaagatgaagaagagaaacATAACATACCCTTCTACCACACCTGCCCAAAAAAATGACGTTTTCAAACCTCGACCTCGACTCTTCACCGTTAACAATGGCTACAGCCATCTCCGTGGCCTGCCAGAAGTTGACGTTGTTCCTCCATGCCTTGGACTCAACAACATTAATAATGTCTGTGAAAATAGTATGACATGTAACAAAGGCAAAGCTAGGGAGAAGTATGAactttttagtaatttaatgaATGGAGAGAATGTGTGGTGGGAGAGTTTGCTGGAGGAGAGCAAACAGCCTGACACGCTCGTTCCAGAAGGTAAGGAAACAGAAAAGGGGGCAACCTCCGCGTTTGACGTTGAGGAACTTTGGAAGATGTTGGATGGAGAGACCGTAGAACTTGATTAG
- the LOC108858841 gene encoding uncharacterized protein LOC108858841 gives MCLKFIWLLLSNAPSLWVDWHRSTHLHGQSFWTITANDNDSWAWRKLLDLRPLALRFCKTVLGNGQTASFWFDNWSPLGQLIDHIGPTGPRRLRLRDNAVVADAISGSSWTMPHPRSQMEVDLHAHLTTINLPLPSDVNDEYIWVARDSSFVDFRSSTTWEVLRPRQEIQNWVDVVWFKGVIPKLSFNMWIANYDRMPTRSRLAAWGVAISPSCPLCSNFDETRDHLLLSCAYSQSIWKEVFVRCNTPRRAFTDWSELLSWIRATPSKKFSLLRKIATHAVVYHKWKQRNNLVHNQSSIPASTVFNGIDKEVRNIISARRYRKLYDSLMVLWFKIKFV, from the coding sequence ATGTGTCTCAAATTTATATGGCTTCTCCTGTCAAATGCGCCCTCCTTGTGGGTTGACTGGCACCGAAGCACGCACCTCCATGGTCAATCTTTCTGGACTATCACAGCAAACGACAATGACTCTTGGGCATGGCGGAAACTATTGGACTTAAGACCTCTGGCGCTTCGTTTTTGCAAAACCGTGCTGGGAAACGGACAGACCGCAAGCTTTTGGTTCGATAACTGGAGTCCGCTGGGACAGCTGATTGATCACATAGGCCCGACAGGACCCAGAAGGCTCCGACTTAGAGACAACGCGGTGGTGGCGGATGCTATCTCCGGATCATCGTGGACTATGCCTCATCCTCGCTCGCAAATGGAAGTAGACCTGCACGCTCACCTCACTACTATTAATCTACCACTCCCCTCTGATGTTAATGATGAATATATATGGGTTGCTCGTGATTCGTCTTTTGTTGATTTCAGGTCCTCCACAACGTGGGAGGTGCTCAGACCAAGACAGGAGATTCAAAACTGGGTGGATGTTGTCTGGTTCAAAGGCGTTATCCCGAAGCTCAGCTTCAACATGTGGATTGCTAACTACGACCGGATGCCCACTCGATCAAGATTGGCTGCTTGGGGCGTTGCAATCTCACCTTCATGCCCGCTATGCTCCAATTTCGATGAAACCAGAGATCATCTTCTACTCTCATGCGCTTACAGCCAATCCATTTGGAAGGAAGTCTTCGTCCGATGCAACACACCGAGAAGAGCTTTTACCGACTGGTCGGAACTCCTCTCTTGGATCAGAGCCACTCCATCGAAGAAGTTCTCTCTGCTCAGGAAAATCGCGACTCACGCTGTGGTTTACCACAAATGGAAGCAGAGGAATAACTTGGTGCATAATCAGTCATCCATTCCGGCGAGCACTGTGTTCAACGGCATTGATAAGGAAGTCCGCAACATTATCTCTGCAAGGCGCTACAGGAAGCTCTATGATTCACTCATGGTCCTATGGTTTAAGATAAAATTTGTGTAA
- the LOC108856252 gene encoding probable glucan endo-1,3-beta-glucosidase A6, which translates to MSSPIAYFALFLTLIALSSSCRYAIGSPNNKTFLSLASRIGINYGRLGNNLPSPYQSINLIKSINAGHVKLYDADPETLMVLSQTNLYVTIMVPNNQIIPIGADQAAADNWVTTNVLAHYPQTRIRFVLVGNEILSNSSDQDKQTWASLVPAMRKIVTSLRARGIHNIKVGTPLAMDVLRTSFPPSSGAFREEVAAPVMLPLLKFLNGTNSFFFLDVYPYFPWSTDPVNNPLDFALFQSNSTYTDPQTGLVYTNLLDQMLDSVIFAMTKLGYPNVRLAISETGWPNSGDIDETGANILNAATYNRNLIKKMTANPPLGTPARPGSPIPTFLFSLFNENQRPGSGTERHWGILNPDGTQIYDIDFSGTRPVPSPGSLPKPSNNVPFKGNVWCVTVEGASEAELERELSFACRQSNATCAALAPGRECYAPVSITWHASYAFSSYWAQFRNQSSRCYFNGFARETTTNPGNERCKFPSVIL; encoded by the exons ATGTCTTCTCCAATAGCTTATTTTGCTCTGTTCCTCACTCTCATCGCCCTGTCAA GTTCTTGTCGGTACGCAATTGGTTCACCGAACAACAAAACATTTTTATCACTTGCAAGCAGGATTGGGATAAACTACGGAAGATTAGGCAACAATCTCCCATCTCCTTACCAATCAATCAACCTCATCAAATCTATTAATGCAGGCCACGTCAAACTCTACGACGCCGACCCCGAAACCCTAATGGTCCTCTCTCAGACCAATCTCTACGTCACAATCATGGTCCCTAACAACCAAATCATTCCCATCGGCGCCGATCAAGCCGCCGCAGACAACTGGGTCACCACCAACGTCCTTGCTCACTACCCGCAAACAAGAATCCGATTCGTCCTCGTCGGGAACGAGATTCTCAGCAACAGCTCAGATCAAGACAAGCAAACCTGGGCGAGTCTTGTCCCTGCCATGCGTAAAATAGTGACTTCTCTCAGAGCAAGAGGGATCCACAACATCAAAGTGGGAACACCGCTCGCCATGGATGTTCTTCGAACGAGTTTTCCTCCGTCGAGTGGTGCGTTCAGGGAAGAAGTCGCCGCTCCGGTGATGTTACCGTTGCTGAAGTTCCTCAACGGAACaaactctttcttcttcctcgatGTTTACCCTTACTTCCCTTGGTCCACTGATCCGGTTAACAACCCTTTGGATTTCGCTCTCTTCCAATCGAATTCAACTTATACCGACCCCCAAACCGGTTTGGTTTACACCAATCTTCTTGACCAGATGCTCGATTCGGTTATTTTCGCGATGACCAAGCTCGGTTATCCAAACGTCCGGCTTGCAATCTCTGAAACCGGGTGGCCTAATTCTGGTGACATCGACGAAACCGGAGCTAACATTCTCAATGCGGCCACGTATAACCGGAATTTGATCAAGAAGATGACTGCTAACCCGCCGCTCGGTACACCGGCTAGACCCGGTTCACCTATACCGACGTTTTTGTTCTCATTGTTCAATGAAAACCAGAGACCCGGTTCGGGAACAGAGAGGCATTGGGGGATTTTGAATCCTGACGGTACACAGATCTACGACATTGATTTCAGCGGGACGAGACCGGTCCCTAGTCCTGGTTCGTTGCCTAAACCGAGTAACAATGTTCCGTTCAAGGGAAATGTGTGGTGCGTGACGGTCGAAGGAGCCAGCGAGGCGGAGTTGGAGCGGGAGCTTAGCTTTGCTTGCCGACAAAGCAACGCAACGTGTGCAGCTTTGGCGCCGGGAAGAGAGTGTTACGCACCGGTTTCGATTACTTGGCATGCTAGCTATGCCTTTAGCTCGTACTGGGCTCAGTTCAGGAACCAAAGCTCTCGGTGCTACTTCAATGGTTTTGCGCGTGAGACCACGACCAACCCTG GGAATGAGCGTTGCAAGTTCCCTAGCGTTATCCTGTGA
- the LOC130495222 gene encoding probable aspartic proteinase GIP2, translated as MGGLTRLIVVLSMLAATALTSKSQYVFPITKDEPTKQFYTTIGIGAAPEAPVNFLLDLGTDLTWANCRKIKSLSSLHLVRCQSSTCKAIPGNGCDSRNTCLYQQPNPFGKNSSVTSRVVQDIANSPTVSFRPFTFSCAAAAKRSQGLPPPMAGVLGLSTGEYTFWRQVTKKFNIIPQFSLCLPSSGTTGNLYIGGLSYSVPSSATVMRVSSGDYFMVVQSIYVDGTLLSLNPSLLNGGAKLSTVVPYTVLHTDIYNALAQSFTLKAKANGRSQVPSVAPFKNCYDARAAAGKNTPVIEFGLPGNMREVRWTFHGTNTLVNINKKVICLAFIDGGKKPKENIVIGTYQLQNYILSFDMSRTQLRLSESLLLHNASCST; from the exons ATGGGTGGCCTTACGCGACTTATCGTCGTCCTCTCCATGTTAGCCGCCACAGCTCTGACATCAAAATCACAATACGTGTTTCCCATCACCAAAGACGAACCCACAAAACAGTTCTACACCACTATCGGCATCGGAGCTGCCCCAGAAGCTCCCGTAAACTTCCTCCTTGATCTCGGAACTGACCTCACGTGGGCCAACTGCCGCAAAATCAAATCTTTATCATCTCTCCACCTCGTCAGATGCCAGAGCTCAACGTGCAAGGCCATCCCTGGAAACGGTTGCGACAGCCGAAATACCTGTCTTTACCAGCAACCAAACCCTTTCGGCAAAAACTCCTCCGTTACCAGCCGTGTCGTCCAGGACATAGCCAACAGCCCGACCGTTAGCTTCCGCCCCTTCACATTCTCATGCGCCGCCGCCGCGAAAAGATCTCAAGGCCTTCCTCCTCCGATGGCCGGAGTTCTTGGTCTTTCTACAGGAGAATATACGTTTTGGAGACAGGTCACGAAGAAGTTTAACATCATCCCGCAATTCTCTCTTTGCTTGCCTTCTTCCGGCACTACCGGTAACCTATACATCGGCGGCCTTTCTTACAGTGTCCCAAGTTCTGCGACGGTGATGAGAGTTAGCTCAGGAGACTATTTTATGGTGGTTCAATCTATCTACGTTGACGGGACTCTTTTATCTTTGAACCCTAGTTTACTGAACGGGGGAGCCAAGTTAAGCACGGTGGTTCCGTATACCGTACTACACACTGATATCTACAATGCTCTTGCTCAGTCTTTTACACTCAAGGCTAAG GCAAACGGAAGATCTCAAGTCCCATCGGTGGCGCCGTTCAAAAACTGTTACGACGCACGGGCCGCCGCAGGAAAGAATACGCCGGTGATAGAGTTTGGGCTACCGGGGAATATGAGGGAGGTGAGGTGGACATTCCACGGGACTAATACGTTGGTGAATATCAACAAGAAGGTGATCTGTTTGGCTTTCATCGATGGCGGAAAGAAACCGAAAGAGAATATTGTGATTGGGACATATCAGCTTCAAAATTATATTCTCTCGTTCGATATGAGCAGGACGCAACTTAGGCTTAGTGAGTCGCTCTTGCTCCACAACGCTAGCTGCTCCACTTAA
- the LOC108861131 gene encoding plant UBX domain-containing protein 12-like encodes MAKRSLAMFECQSLVENLSPFVDTKRQKRSSDIAVATESTTTTTTTCLFPKADIGYPELSEEPNSDWDRSVLCRICVRLPDGRRVQRNFLNSESVQLLWSFCYSQIDQSERNMPFKLFQAVPGYYKTLYYGSYTSFEQSGLANSLISVTWM; translated from the coding sequence ATCACTCGTGGAGAATTTATCGCCTTTCGTAGATACCAAACGCCAAAAACGCTCTTCCGACATAGCTGTAGCGACCGAGagtacaacaacaacaacaacaacatgttTGTTCCCAAAAGCGGATATTGGATACCCTGAATTGTCCGAAGAACCAAATAGCGATTGGGATAGAAGCGTTTTGTGTAGGATCTGCGTTCGATTACCCGACGGGAGAAGAGTGCAGAGAAATTTCCTCAATTCAGAATCTGTTCAGCTTCTCTGGTCGTTTTGCTATTCTCAGATTGACCAATCGGAGAGGAACATGCCTTTCAAGCTGTTTCAAGCGGTTCCCGGTTATTACAAGACTCTTTATTACGGATCTTACACGAGTTTCGAACAGTCTGGACTAGCCAACTCTTTGATCTCTGTGACTTGGATGTGA
- the LOC130512768 gene encoding 40S ribosomal protein S19, mitochondrial-like, translated as MAFSTKLAVLQQNTSVSLTTVLGSLRYISTKLFVGGLSPGTDDSSLKDAFSTFSGVSDARVMTNKVTGRSRGYGFVNFMSEDSAKSAISAMDGQELNGFNIRVDAAKEWPSLPLGESVEDEKKGNKMVGSRSVWKDPFVDAFLMKKKNAALNRKIWSRRSTILPEYVDSSVRIYNGKTHVRCKITEGKVGHKFGEFAFTRKVTKHPRAK; from the exons ATGGCTTTCTCCACCAAACTCGCCGTCTTACAACAAAACACAAGTGTTTCACTGACAACAGTGCTCGGTTCACTCCGTTACATTTCCACAAAGCTCTTCGTTGGTG GCCTATCACCCGGAACTGACGACAGTTCCTTGAAGGACGCTTTCTCTACCTTCAGCGGAGTCTCAGATG CAAGAGTGATGACAAACAAAGTGACTGGGAGGTCTCGAGGTTATGGATTTGTTAACTTCATGAGCGAGGATTCTGCTAAATCTGCTATTTCAGCTATGGATGGACAG GAGTTGAATGGGTTTAACATCCGTGTGGATGCTGCAAAAGAATGGCCAAGCTTGCCTTTGGGAGAGAGTGTAGAGGATGAGAAGAAAGGCAATAAGATGGTGGGGAGCCGATCTGTATGGAAAGATCCGTTCGTCGACGCCttcttgatgaagaagaaaaacgcAGCTCTGAACAGGAAGATATGGTCAAGGAGATCGACGATTCTGCCAGAGTATGTTGATTCGTCTGTGAGGATCTACAATGGGAAGACTCATGTGCGTTGTAAGATCACAGAGGGGAAAGTTGGGCATAAGTTTGGAGAGTTTGCGTTTACGAGAAAAGTGACCAAGCATCCTAGAGCAAAGTAA